In a single window of the Roseiconus lacunae genome:
- a CDS encoding dicarboxylate/amino acid:cation symporter produces MADSEAWYKKSHWQIIIGMLLGLVYGLIAAAAGWSKFTNDWVAPFGVIFINSLQLIAIPLVVASLVLGVASLSDLKKLSRIGGKTMGIYIGTTAIAVVIGLVIVNVLQPGLQVPEAARTQLQEQFAGDVSAKEEIAADVQTRGPLQILIDIVPSNFFSAASSNRNMLQIVFVSLMVGIGLIQLEKAQAKPMIDVLESLNHVVIRLVDLIMLFAPIGVFSLIARTITDLAGDDFSQILQLLTALGFYCISVVLGLTLHVCITYFGLLKLVTKMPIKTFLQGIAPVQLVAFSTSSSGATLPLTMERCEEKLGVSEEVSSFVIPLGATINMDGTALYQAVAAVFIAQSMGMDVGLTGQLTIVLTAVLASIGTAAVPGAGIIMLVIILQSIGVPSSGIALILGVDRILDMLRTVTNVTGDASVAVSIASMEGQLNPPNLSEVPDHIRTHGEENLVEHSSPEAETNKKTESSGD; encoded by the coding sequence GCTGGGTCTGGTGTATGGCTTGATCGCGGCAGCCGCCGGTTGGTCCAAATTCACGAATGATTGGGTCGCACCATTCGGCGTGATCTTTATCAACTCGCTTCAGTTGATCGCGATTCCACTCGTTGTCGCGTCATTGGTACTCGGTGTCGCATCGCTTAGCGATCTTAAGAAATTGTCGCGGATCGGCGGCAAGACGATGGGGATCTACATCGGCACTACGGCGATCGCGGTGGTCATTGGACTGGTGATCGTCAACGTCTTGCAGCCCGGACTGCAAGTTCCCGAAGCAGCCCGCACGCAGCTACAAGAACAATTTGCCGGCGACGTCTCGGCGAAAGAAGAGATCGCCGCGGACGTTCAAACACGCGGACCGCTACAAATCTTGATCGACATCGTGCCGTCGAACTTCTTTTCCGCGGCGTCGAGCAACCGGAACATGTTGCAAATCGTGTTCGTCTCGTTGATGGTCGGGATCGGCTTGATCCAGCTCGAGAAAGCTCAAGCGAAGCCGATGATCGATGTCCTCGAAAGCTTGAATCATGTCGTCATTCGATTGGTCGACTTGATCATGTTGTTCGCGCCGATCGGTGTGTTTTCGCTGATCGCTAGAACGATCACTGACTTGGCCGGCGATGATTTTTCCCAGATCTTGCAGTTGCTCACCGCGTTGGGGTTCTACTGTATCTCGGTCGTGCTTGGATTAACGTTGCATGTTTGCATCACGTACTTTGGACTGCTGAAGTTGGTCACTAAGATGCCGATCAAGACATTCTTGCAAGGCATCGCGCCGGTTCAGTTGGTTGCCTTTTCGACCAGTTCGAGCGGTGCCACTTTGCCGCTAACGATGGAGCGTTGTGAAGAAAAGCTCGGTGTCTCCGAAGAGGTTTCGTCGTTTGTGATCCCTCTCGGGGCGACGATCAACATGGACGGTACGGCGCTTTATCAAGCCGTCGCGGCCGTCTTCATCGCCCAGTCGATGGGCATGGACGTGGGGCTAACCGGGCAATTGACCATTGTGCTCACCGCCGTGCTGGCTTCGATCGGCACCGCCGCCGTCCCAGGCGCGGGAATCATCATGCTGGTCATCATCTTGCAATCGATCGGTGTCCCAAGTTCTGGTATCGCGCTGATCCTGGGGGTCGACCGGATCTTGGACATGTTGCGGACGGTGACCAACGTGACCGGTGATGCCTCGGTGGCCGTTTCGATCGCATCAATGGAAGGCCAATTGAATCCACCAAACCTTAGCGAGGTGCCCGATCATATCCGGACGCACGGAGAAGAAAACTTGGTGGAACACTCAAGTCCCGAAGCGGAAACAAACAAGAAAACCGAATCCTCCGGCGACTGA